From the Antennarius striatus isolate MH-2024 chromosome 15, ASM4005453v1, whole genome shotgun sequence genome, the window agaaaactcAAATCAGAGCTGCTTTAAACCAGGCTCAATGTTCAAATTCAACAATTCCCACTAATATTAACTAAGTTTACAACTTCAGATTAAAAACATGCCGTCCAATCAGGATCAtggtatttaaaaatgtgtattacagtattttttatacttttataaGATGAAGTAACCACACACTGGCCATCCTACACAATTCATATTGTAGGCTGTATGTTAACCTTCAGTTCTGACGTCACGGGCTTTAAATGTGAGGTCATCGTGTTAAATACCAGCCATCAGCAAGCAGTACAGCCCTGGATCTCTGCATCTGAAGATTGATGGATGTTGTtgtaacaccagtgacagttCTAAGCCATGCTAAATTTATTGACATAATTAACTACCGCTCCTTCTCGTTGTCATTTAGGGAATGTTTGGCGTCACGTTACCTCATTATCACATTTATATTCACGAGTTTAGTCACGTTTTTCAACTTTTATAAAGGAACAGTTGTCATCTCCTCAGTTCCGTTAAAAACAAACTTATCGACCAGGTTAATTGCCTTCGATATCACAAGATATTGACACTTGGAAAGGTTAGCAGGTAACATTAGCAAGTTACACTTCACCacttacaaacacattttacactTAACGTCACTGATATCTACTAATAAATTCAGCCGGTAGCGGGAGATGTTTAAATCTCTTAAACACCAACTTGTAGTTTGCAACCtggatatattttaattaagttTACCGAAACCTATTAGCCCTGAACGCGTTAGCCGGCTAATGTAGCTAGCTTGACCTGGTTTGTTTCTTACCAGCACTGTTTTTATTCCATAACTCTGACGTTTTCCTCAGCGATTATTCCCATTTTTGGTTTACAAACAGTAACAAACAGTGTCCGTATCGTCGCCTCGTTCTGTCTTGAGAAGTATAAAGTTGCTAGAAGCTAGCTGTTGGATGAGTTTTATTAGAGATGTGTGAATTCTTCTCTCACGCGGCCATCTTGCGCAGATCTGACGGAGGTCACGAGGTCTCAGCGGTGTGTTGGTCAACCAGCACGCCTTCATATCTCTGCACTGATTATTCTGCTTTATAGATCAGGGGAGGGaataaaattttcttttaaaggtACCTTTAGTCATTTTGCACTCTTATATTGGTGCTTTACCTCActgctttttttctccccatTATTTGATgtgcattcattttcatgtatttaCTTAGTGAGAATGAAGACGCAGGATGTTCCCTCCAACATCATATATGTAAAAATGATCCTCAATGTTAATACAACATGAAAGCAAATAAAGGGTCAGCaaatttttaaatcagaaaCAGGAACTCAagcagtttttttaatttagaagaagaagaaaaacaagaagaattatactttaataatcccggtaGAATAACTTTTCCACccttttatatacagtatatttcaaacacacacacacagcatgtaaGAATGCAAATgtacttttatttaaatttaaataataaatttaaatctgAAGTAACAGAAATTTCTTCACAAAATTTATTTCTTCTTGACTCCGTTCACTTGATCAACATATGCAGAGTGAAATATCAAACAGTGCTATAACTATGAAGTACacttcacatttttattcagcTTTCTTTCATGGAGATTTAAAAACACTAGTATTCTGGTCATTAATTCAAAAGTTGTTCTGTTGTTCTCTGAAAGTGATAAGTCAACTGTTGTTGGAAGTAAATTCTTACATgtaatgatattttttaaacattgactCAAACAGAGGTCATTAAAAACTGTTCTTCACTCTTCCCCAAAATACATCTCACCAAAAGGCAGGAAGAGGATTCGATATAGGCTTTAAACTTCCACACATTTGCTACAAACTGTGCTCATGTTACATAAAATCAGTTATTGCTTTTTACTTCTTGATGGTCTTTCCCTTTTCTGATTaaggaacagatttttttttaaatcagcgtTTCACATACATTTCTAAAAGTATTTCCTTCTTCCTCAGTTATCTCTgatgtactgtacataataTCCTTGTGTTTCTTGTTTGACTGCTCTCACGTGTTTCTTCACGTCATTATCTGTCAGACAACTCTTAAGTTCTGCCTGAACTTGGAAAGACAGGAcacagagaaaaataattacggttaatgtatgaaaacacattgaaaactGATTGTGAAagtgatttgttttctttttttcatgccGTGATTATGTTTTGGTCTTATTTTAGCCACAAGGGATTGATGGTTACTTCTGTTCTTTGCACTAagacaaataaatgacaaatgtgCTGAGGTTGAAATGTATCccatcaaaaataaattacatacaattattttaaacttttcatGTGTGGCCTGTGAAAGATGTGATCTGCAAAGGTCAACTGAATGATCTGATCAATGATCTGGTCAACTTGAAATTGCATCAGCTCTTGCAATTCGAGGTATTGATGTAGTGATGGCTTGTGTGACTCCGCTCTGGTCAGGATATTTTTTGGACCGTGGCCCAACATACCAGCACATACTTAAATCCAGTTGTTAGTGTTGTTTGGTACCACTAATGGCAGATGAGCCAGTTTGATCATCACTCCCTTTAAGTTCTTTGGACTTTTAGGGTCTCAAGGAGAGTTGAATGTGTAGGCTAGACAAACCACTACACTGCTCGCTAATGTTActgcctgtcttttttttatttccttcgtCCTTTATCTTCATGTTTCACATAaggtgaattttaaaaaaaaacaaactttggtCAAATTTGTTCTAATTGAATTTGTTGTAGTAGTGGAAACAGTTGgacaataaataattaaaatatttccgcTACATGTCATGGTCCAAACGTTTGGTTACAGTGAGAATTCACAAAAATTCGTGTTTATGTGGCGACACCCTTCTGCTTGTGTGCTCTTGTTGTACTGCCGCCCTCCGCCCGCTGGGTGGCGGTCACACAACTAGACTTCCGGTTTCTGTCTCTTCTAAACCAAAAAGCAGCGAATAAGAAGACAGTAACGTAAGTAGCCGGAAATCGGAACCGTCGGTGTCACAATGGCTTTAACTAAAAGACTACAAAAggtaaagaaatacaaaaatatgagACTTATACCACTCTACGAGGTTTCACAATAATTTTATTCGGTTTTTCACACGTAAGTACAGACTATCCGATCAACATTAATCGTGGCGAACGAAGTGTTTAACGTTCATCTGTCCCGACAGCGTGAGACGTTAATGACGTCCGACAAACGGTACCGAGGGGTAACTACTTACTTAGTTTGACACGTTTGGACGGCGTGAATCggcacatctaaaaaaaaaaaccacccctAAAGTaataagttgaataaaatgtttaactttAAAGGGAGATGTTATTAAACGTCCCCATAGCGAGAGTTGTAGTGGGGTTGTTTTACGTGGTGTCACCGTGTGAAAGCGAAAACATGAGACTTTGAAGTAGGGACGTGAAACGCGACCTGTTGCAAAAAATAGACGAGGTGAATGTatttattgtcaagtgtttaAACCGGTATTTAAAGGTATCGGTATCATCTCTTACACTGTGGTACCATTTTTAGTTTCGATTTCCTGATTAGCTTCAGTTCCCAGAATTCCCCCCACGTCACGTCAGTGATGGAAGGCAGAATACTTTAATTCCCCCGATAGCAATGAAGGTAAACCACAGCGAAGACGAAGAACAACCTGATGTAAAGTCATCTTGGAAACTAAAAGTAACTCCTCTTCACTACTTGTTGTctatattattaattttaattcattattattaaatttgacATGGTAAAAATGACTAGCTAATACCCTTTTTGAGTGATGGACTCAAAATGTACCTAAACTTACATTTTGTACAAACCCTGCTGATGTTAATTCATTTAAAGACTGAATCATTTTCAATACTTCAGACAGATGTTGATACAGATGGATATTTGTTTGAGTTTTCTGAATGCTTATGGATGTGAACAGAAGGAAACGATACTTCCAGAAAATTCTTATTATGAAGACTTTTTTTAGAATCAATGTCAAAATCGGGAGGCGTGGTAGTATGGGACATTGACAGGTATGTTTCAGAAAAAGAGAATTGTATGTGCTGTTTGGTCACACCGGTCTATGAATTCGAAGACATTTTTAGTTGATTCTCTTCTTAATTAGCTGCTAATTAAtgctggttgttgttgttgttgttgtttttttttgggggggggggctttgtttgttttttcaatctattttGGGTCACAGAAATAATATCATGAAAATGTCACATCTCCAGTGGCACCTTTTACTCTTTTGCTCTATTAATgcaaaacattgtttttacCTTCGCTGTTGAtgtgaaaaacaattttacCATCGCAATTTTTACTTCgagcaaagaggaaaaatgaaaacaatccaGACGAAACAGGTCCTGACTTGTGCAAGCAATGTAAAAGGGGGTTAAGAGAATATGTCAGCGTAttacaaaatacaataaaacagacatttataaaatgTGGTATGAATGAAGAATGATGGGTAAACAAATGCTTTTTTATTGCTGgtttaacctgggtttgatggCTCTCGAGCACACACAGTGACTTCCATGACTTCTCCTGTCGTAATATACTACccctagcaaaaagtatggaatcaccagtcttggacgAGTACTCACtcacacattttattatgtagaacaaaGTCAGATAAagagcatgaaaaaataataaagtttttcaaaagtgaaactccttggcattcagaaatactaaaagaaatgaagaaaaaacagtgtggtggtcagtaaatagatagatatactttattcatcccaaacTAAGAAATTTagaaatgttacttttatagagcaagtgcagggaaataaatatggaatcactcaattctgaggTTAAAAAATTGCATGCTTTTTATCTGACTTGGTTCTACATTATAAAATGTCTGAGTGAGTGCTcgtccaagactggtgattccatactttttgcgAGGGGTAGTATGAAGATTTACTTAATGAAAAGCTAGTAAAATCAGTGTATTATGATAACTTGATTTTTAGGACAGATTTGTCCAGATTGTGACGACACTGGATTTACTGACAGACTGGATTTACTGACAGACTGGTTGGACTGGTACAAGCAGCCGACCAGTAGAtgtcagttcaaaaacaaacagaactgtCAAAAGTTAAAtggttatttttcttaaaacaaATCTGGTTCGTTGTGGATGTTTTatacataattttattttagtcagTTATAATTGTCACTTAACCATGGTGGTTTAACTGTGGAGCATTACTGACGCAAAATAGCTGGGATTCCATTCACAGATTCGGTTCAGAGCCGAGAATCTGACTCGAACTTAAAAGACTCTGAGATTGACTAATCTACAAAGAATGTTTGTCGCGTCCTCCAGCTGAATGACAATTTGGTGTCTTTCAAGTTAAAATTAACTTCCAATTTCTTGTAAAGAGTTGATTTGTAAAGATTTGTGTTTTAGTGCTACTTTAATGTGGCTTGagataaatgtattaaatattaatttcacaCTTTATAAGCCATGGAACCAAGCAGTAGtaatttgagatttttttatgGTACTAAACTGTTCATTTGTGGATGTTagaattaatgtttttctttaagtGAGAACCAATACCATACAGCAGAACAGAAATCAGAATTGTTAAAATCCAGATGATGCCCAGCCCTAAGAAAGGGGATTCTGAGCTCTAGCTAGATGGAACGATGAGCTTGAAGTCAGTCTGAGGCAGATAAGCTAGCTTTGACCATTGACTGGTGGATAAACCATCTACATGAAAGCTAAATCCTTAATTACCTATCACAACAATGCTAACAAGTGAAGCCTGTTAGCATTTTCTAATGCTAACATTAAAAACTTGTAAAACTTGGTGCAGAAGACTCATGTCTTTCTCAAGGTAAAGGACGGACTGGATGAGGATCTGACGAATTACTGAAGCACCATTGACTGTCGTGTTTGTCACTTCAGTTTTATTATTGAGTCTTATGGTTAAGACTCACAATGCTGGAACATGTAATTGAATAAATACTCAGGGATGTGTCTAAAACATGTTTGCAGAACTTTAGCCTTTACATTTGATTTAGATTGGAGATCACTAACAGTAACAATCTAATGTGCTTTGtttcaggagctggaggaaattCGTAAATCTAAGAATTTCTGCAACGTTCAAGTCGATGAATCAAATATATACAACTGGCAAGGGCTCATTGTTCCTGTAAGTGTTGAATGTTGATCTAATAAAAATCTGAGTAAAAACCTCAGTGACAGGACGGCTGCCTCTTGTTTTCTCCCTAGGATCGTGCTCCATACGACAAGGGAGCATTTCGGATCGAGGTAATCTTCCCTCCAGAATACCCATTCAAGCCACCCAGGATCACCTTTAGAACAAAAATCTACCATCCCAACAT encodes:
- the ube2l3a gene encoding ubiquitin-conjugating enzyme E2 L3a is translated as MALTKRLQKELEEIRKSKNFCNVQVDESNIYNWQGLIVPDRAPYDKGAFRIEVIFPPEYPFKPPRITFRTKIYHPNIDEKGQVCLPIISADNWKPATKADQVIQSLISLVVNPEPEHPLRADVADEYSKDRAKFMKNAEEYTKKHGERRPFD